The genomic stretch CCTGACAGGGCTGTTTTCAGGCACCGCCCAGACATCCTCGAAAAGAGCTTCTGCATCTTCCCGATACTGAAAACTGGCACCATTATCGTTCAAGCCAAAATCATGATCGTCCCACGTCACCAGCAACGGCGTCTCCTGGCGAAAAGCTGCAAAGGGCTTGCTTTCGGCAAGTTTCGCATAGGCTTCGTGCAATTCTGGCAGGCCTGGCTCACCGGAATAATTGTCTCCATACACATTATCCCCGATAAACAGGAAAACATCAGGCTCGGAGCGGGCGACAGAATTCCAGATGGACTGGTCGTCTTCCTGCTTCAGGCAGGAGCCGAAGGCGATGCGGGTGATGGTCTGGGTTGTGTCCAGCATGGCTGAAGGCATGGGGGTGACGCGGGCTGTTGCGGGGCCTTTGATACCTTCTTCAGATGCGGGCGTTGTTGGCGCTGGCGTGGAAGTACAGGCCGCAATCGCGAATACTGAGCCAGCCGCGATTACTTTAGAAAAACGCATCATTTCATTATCCCTCGGCAGTTTACGGGACCAGTCATAGGCGGGTGACGTGACAGTTTGGTGTCAGGCCCGCCTTTTATCCTGCTCGCGTTACTCGGTGGCGCGCGCGTCTTCCGTTTCTTCAGCGCGAAAGTTGCCTTCCATATTGGCAGCCATCCAGACGAATGCCGCATAGGCAGCAACATTTTGTGCAATATCGTCAGGGTCGATCTTGTCGAGTGTATCGTCGGGTGTGTGATGAAGGTCGAAATAATCCCAGCCATTTTGCTTCAGGGTGACAACCGGCACGCCGCGTTGGCGGATCGGGCCCATGTCTGGTCCGCCAGAGGCCATGTTCCCGCCCGGGCTGATGCCCAGCGGGGAGAGAACTTTCAGCATTTCAGCCGCGCGGTCCAGCTTGTCTTCGCCGAAACGTGTTTCAAACCGCCAGATCTGGCCAGCGCCAAAATCTGACTCCGCCCCCACAATGTGCCGGTCAAGGTCATCAGCATATTGTGCAGCATAGGCGCGGGCACCATAAAGGCCCACTTCTTCGGCACCGAACATGACAACCCGGATTGTGCGTTCCGGCCGACGGCCTGTCTCACGGATATGGTCGATAATCATCTTGCCCGCTCCAACAGTAATGCCAACGCCCGCGCCATCATCAACGGCGCCTGTGCCAAGGTCCCAACTGTCCAGATGTCCGCCAATGACAACAATCTCGTCACTTTTGCCGGGGATTTCTGCCACAACATTGCCCGAAGGGCGCATACCGGGGGATTGCACATCAATCGCCAGCCAGACGGTTACCTGGTCGGTGCGCTCAAGGGCGCGTTGCAACTGGTCAGCATCAGGGGCCGAAAGTGCGGCGATTGGCACCTTGGGTACATCAGTGTCGTACCGCATCTGTCCGGTATGCGGGAACCTGCGCTGGCTGGTGCCCACAGACCGGATAAGGGCCGCCGCAGCGCCGCGTTTCCCCGCCTCATTGGCCGCCCCAGAGCGTTTCTGCACCGCAACACCATAGCCAGAGCCGTCCTGTGTGCGGGTCATGTATTCGTCAACAAAGACAATTTTGCCTTCCAAACCGGTCATGGGGGCATCGCGCAGGGCCTGCAATGTTTCAAACCGAACGATCTCAGCTTCAACACCTTCATCTGGCGTTGCTACACTACCGCCAAGCGCCGTTATTCTCAGCTTCTGTGGATAAGGGGCGACAATTTCTGCATCTTCAAAGCTGCGCTCCCAATAGGGGATTTCGAATGGTTCAATGCGAACATTCTTGAACCCCAGCTCCTTGAATTTGGCGCCGCCCCATTCCCGGGCACGCTCTTCTGCTTCCGAGCCAGCCAGCCGCGGACCAATCTCTGTCGTCAGGCTTTCGACAACTTCATAACCGATTGTGCTATCGAGACTTTTCTCAATCAGGTCAGCAGCCTCGTTCTCAATGCGAGGCTTGATATAGTCTTGCGCCAGAGAAGGTTGGGCGATCAGGCCCAAAAAAACTGCAGATATGGCGAAACGGCGCATGAAAATCTCCCTGAACAGTGAATGAGGCCCTCTTAACAGGCCCAAAAGCAACACGCAAAGACAAGAATGCGTGTGAGGTCGGTAAATCTATTAACCCCCCTGCAACCTTCTGTTAAGGTGACATTAACCAGTGGGGAATTTGTGAAGATGGCCAAATTTTACAAGATTGATGATATCAACCAGGTTGATCTGAGTGCATTGATCAAGATGCTGCCCGGCGCGCCGATGTGGAACCCGTTTTCCACGCAAGCGCGTTACATCGCTGCCATATTGCGTTCTTACGACACGCTGAAACGGTATGAAATCAATACGCCATTGCGGATCGCCCATTTTCTCGGTCAGGGCCTGATCGAAACAGGTTTTCTGCGCTATGCCGAGGAAAACCTGAATTACAGCGCCCGGGGACTACGCGCGACATTCCCGAGCCGCGTCACGGAAGAAGAGGCGCAGCGCCTTGCCCGAAACCCGGAAGCCATCGCGAACCATGTTTATGCGCGTGAGAGCCTTGGCAATACATCGCCCGGCGATGGCTGGAAATATCGTGGCCGTGGCTTCTTTCAGCTGACCGGCAAGGACAATTATCGTCGCTACGGCGAAATTGCCGGAATTGATCTGGTCAGCAACCCGGATATCATCAGCAAGGATCTGAAAATTTCGGTGCAGGTCGCCGCTGCCTATTTCGCGCACGTTAATCTTGGTCAATATGCAGACCAGAACAACGCCAGAGCTGTCTCGCGCGGTGTCAATCTCGGCAACCCTAATTCAAGTCGCCATGCACATGGAGAGGAAGACCGGGTCGCCTGGACACAGCGGGTCTTGAGCCTGTTTGAAAGTCCGGATGAAATTCTGAAAGACTCTGTCGTCGAAGGTGAGAGCCTGCCGGCTGATCCGCCGCCAGGTCTGGCACCGGGCGCGGTCGGGTCTGAAGTGAAGGATATTCAGGAAAAGCTGGTCCAGCTTGGATATCCAGCAGGAACGCCCGACGGTGTTTTTGGGCGCAAGACGTCGCAGGCGCTGATTCTGTTTCAGCATGACTTTGGTCTGGAGCAGACTGGCGTAGCGGACGATGCAACGGTTGATGCGTTGAATGAGGCTGTTGCGGACGACACGCGCGGCAATGTCGATATTTATCGTGATGCACAACGTGACCGGGAAGTGCGACGTGAAGTTGGGGCCAATGATAATATGGGCGCCGGTGGGGCCATCGCCGGGGCGGGCGGTGCCGCAGGTGTTGCCAATGAGACTGGGGCTCTTGATGAAATTATCGAGCAGGGGACCGAGATTTACAACGATATTACTGGCCGGGTGGAAGATGCAGCCGAAGACCAGGAGGCCGGGACGCAAGACCCTGATAGCAACCAGGTTGATGAGCCACCTGTTGAAGAAATGCCAGAAGACACCCAGCCAGACGAGCCACCTCTTGAAACACCCGTAGAACCGGATGAGACCGACGTGACAACCA from Parvularcula sp. IMCC14364 encodes the following:
- a CDS encoding M28 family peptidase; the encoded protein is MRRFAISAVFLGLIAQPSLAQDYIKPRIENEAADLIEKSLDSTIGYEVVESLTTEIGPRLAGSEAEERAREWGGAKFKELGFKNVRIEPFEIPYWERSFEDAEIVAPYPQKLRITALGGSVATPDEGVEAEIVRFETLQALRDAPMTGLEGKIVFVDEYMTRTQDGSGYGVAVQKRSGAANEAGKRGAAAALIRSVGTSQRRFPHTGQMRYDTDVPKVPIAALSAPDADQLQRALERTDQVTVWLAIDVQSPGMRPSGNVVAEIPGKSDEIVVIGGHLDSWDLGTGAVDDGAGVGITVGAGKMIIDHIRETGRRPERTIRVVMFGAEEVGLYGARAYAAQYADDLDRHIVGAESDFGAGQIWRFETRFGEDKLDRAAEMLKVLSPLGISPGGNMASGGPDMGPIRQRGVPVVTLKQNGWDYFDLHHTPDDTLDKIDPDDIAQNVAAYAAFVWMAANMEGNFRAEETEDARATE
- a CDS encoding peptidoglycan-binding protein translates to MAKFYKIDDINQVDLSALIKMLPGAPMWNPFSTQARYIAAILRSYDTLKRYEINTPLRIAHFLGQGLIETGFLRYAEENLNYSARGLRATFPSRVTEEEAQRLARNPEAIANHVYARESLGNTSPGDGWKYRGRGFFQLTGKDNYRRYGEIAGIDLVSNPDIISKDLKISVQVAAAYFAHVNLGQYADQNNARAVSRGVNLGNPNSSRHAHGEEDRVAWTQRVLSLFESPDEILKDSVVEGESLPADPPPGLAPGAVGSEVKDIQEKLVQLGYPAGTPDGVFGRKTSQALILFQHDFGLEQTGVADDATVDALNEAVADDTRGNVDIYRDAQRDREVRREVGANDNMGAGGAIAGAGGAAGVANETGALDEIIEQGTEIYNDITGRVEDAAEDQEAGTQDPDSNQVDEPPVEEMPEDTQPDEPPLETPVEPDETDVTTTGTEVPAPMPQQETVEGAKDWTMIAIFAIVILIGLYIIFRARRRRQMAEDIYRNDF